The region AAAGTTATGGCAGGTTTAGAGCGTGAAGAGATTTCTAATGTATCTATTTCTAAAACAGAATACTCAAAATCTGAACAATTATTGCTTGAGTTAAGAGCAAAAGCTATTTTGAAAGCAAAACGAAATGCGGAAAATATGGTTGCGCCTTTAAATCAAAAAATCGGAAAAGCTATTTATGTTTCTGATTTAGAAACTGCATTTATTACAAGCCAATTACAAGGCAAAGTAGCTGGAGTTCAAATAAGAGGAGCTTCAAGTATTTATGGAAGTCGCGCGAAAGAAGATATTATGATTGATTTTGAAAAAATGGCGTTCTCGGCTAAAGTCAACGTGAAATTCATAATCGAATGAAAAACGTTGCCTAACACCGTATATAGCTCATAGCTAATTAGTTGATTAGTCAAAAGTTATGGCATATTTGCAAGTCCGCCAAATTTTTTAATTTGGCTTATTGAGAAAAAAAAGTAATAATAAAATTAAAAAATTGGCTCGTGCTTAACCGAAAAGTAATCGCTATTTTGACCGCTACGAGCCATATACACAACCGTTAGGCACAATTAAAAAAAATACCATGAAAAAGTTCAATATTATATTACTGACTTCTACTTTAGTTCATTTATCCTTGTTTGCACAAACCCATACAAAGATTATTGACATGCATATTCACTCCTACACTGAAAGTGAATTTGAAGGAAAAGAACCAGACCAAGATTATTACGGTAATAAAGGTTCAAAAGATGCAGAATCACACCGTTTAGAAACATTTGCTGCATTTGAAAAATTTAATATCGTTAAGGCAATGGTAAGTGGTAATCCTGAAAGTGTTGAGAATTGGGTAACAAAAGATAGTAATCAACGTATCATAAGAGGTATTTTAATGTATACACCAGATGATTATGACATGGATTCTGTAAAATTTGAACAAATGGTGAAAGATAATAAAATTGAAGTTTTCGGAGAAACCGCGCCTTATTACGGTGGGACAACGTTAAGTGATTCTATTTGGCAGCCTTACTTACAAATTTGTGAAAAATATGATATTCCTGTGGCTGTACACATGGGGGGAGGAGATCCTGGTGGAACATATTCTTGGTCACCAAAAGCAAGATTAAAATTAGGTGATCCATATACAATTGAAGATGTTTTGGTGAAATATCCTAAACTTCGAATTTATATGATGCATGCTGGTGGAGAAGATTGGCCAGAGCATGCTCTTAGGCTCATGGCCTATTATCCACAACTCTATACAGATCTTGCAGTAATGTTATGGGTAGAACCTAATACACAACGCTATATTAAAGAATTTATCAAAAACGCAAAAGAAGCTGGTTATCTAAATCGAGTAATGTTTGGCTCTGATCAAATGAAATTTCCATATGCTATTGAAAAATCAATTAATTTCCTAAAAAGTCTTGATTTCTTGACAGATAAAGAGAAAGAAGATATTTTTTATAATAATGCAGCAATATTTTTAAAATTGAAAGAATAACTGTGCCTAACACCGTATAAAAATAATTGCGGTTTAGTGCTAAAAAAAAGGTAGTTGCGTGTTTGCTACATCTGATTTTCCTGCGGAAAATCCTCGCACGCAAACCCGCAACTATTCTTATACATAAACGTTGTGCAACATTAAAGAAAACTGTGAAAATCGAATTAGTCCCATTAATTGAACTACCAACTTTTAAGTTTCCTGACTTAAACGATATAACAGATATTGATGAGAAAAATCGACTTCTAATTGAGCGGAATTATTCGGGTGTAAAAAATCTCAAACCATTTAATGAGCATCAATACAAATTATCTGATATTAGTGATTCTGATTTGAAGAAAGCAATCGAATTACACGTTTCAGATATACCAATTGCCGAATCCTGTGCATTTTTTGGTGGATATGGATTGAAAGTAAATAACGAATTTGTACTCTTTCCTCAATGTTGTGGATTGTTAAGCGAAATAAATGATTGGAAAAAAATACTACATGAAAATTTTGAGCCATTCTATTTACCAGAATGTCATCCATCACCAAAATTTAAAAAAATTGGCAATGAAATAATTATTGAATGTGACTCAACTGATGAAGAGTTCTATCCAAAAACGAAAGAAATAATAAAAGTAGATTACGAATCTTTGGTTTCTGCTATAAAAAGTGTCTCAATCGAACTAATAGAAATATCGAAGAAACTTGATACATTTAATGCGGAATATGAAACTGAAAGTGTAGCGAAAAACTTAATATGGGAAGAATAACGTTGCACAACAATGTATATAAAAAATAGCGCAAGTCGTTGCTAACACTTTGGCTTAGGCATTTTTGGAAAGTCGCCAAATTTTTAAATTTGACAAATTCCCAAAAATAAAATAATTAGTAAATTTAAAAATTCGGCTTGTGTATCATCAGAAAAGGTAATGCTTACTTTCAGCGCTACTTTTCATATACGGAACCGTTGGGCACAATTCCAAGAAAATGAAAAGAAAGTACTCTAATAACGAAATAAAAGTTGCTGGAAAAATATTGACTAAACCTTTTGAATTTACTGAGCTTGAATTAGAAAATGCTCAAAATATTTTAACTTATTGGAGAACTATACATGCTTATCCTATAAATACTTTTCAAGCAACTTTAAGAGATAAAATAAAGCGTTTAGGATTTCAAGATATTCTTGTTGCTCAACGATTAAAAAGAAGTGTTTCCATAGTTTCTAAACTTGAAAGGTTCTCGAATATGAAACTTTCAACAATGCAAGATATTTCAGGATTAAGGGCAATTCTTAACGATATCTCTGAGGTAAGGAAAATGGAAGAGAGTTATCGTAAAAGTAAATTTAAACATATATTAAAAGACTATAAAGATTATATTAATGAACCAGCTCGAACTGGTTATAGGGGAATTCACTTAATCTATCAATATGTAAATGAACAAGCTCTTGAAGCAAATGGATTACGAGTTGAAATTCAAATTCGAACAAAACTGCAGCATGCATGGGCAACAGCTGTTGAAACAATGGGGACTTTTTTAAATCAATCCTTGAAATCTAGTCAAGGTTCTGATAGTTGGTTAGAATACTTCTCACTTGTTAGTAGCGGTTTTTCTTTTTTAGAAGATTCTCCCGTTCATGAAAAACATCAACATTTAAGTAAAAAAGAAATTTTTGAAAAAATAATAGCCGAATCTGACAGACTTAATGTTTCTGAAAGGTTAAGTGCTTTTACAGTTGCAGCAAATCATATAATTCAAAAAGATTCAAATAGCAAGTACAATTTAATAACTCTGAATTTGGAGAAAAAAATGGTTAATGTTAAAAGCTACCCTGCTAGAAAATTAGAACAAGCGAATATAGATTATACGAACATTGAAAAGGAAATAAATAAAGGAGCTCCTCTTCAAGCTGTACTAGTTTCAACAGGATCTATAGATTCTCTAAAAAAAGCTTATCCTAGTTATTTTTTAGATTCGCAAGAATTCTTAAATAAGTTGACCTTAATTTTTGCAAAATTACAAGACCTGAAATAACTGTGCCCAACACCGTATAAAATTAATTGCTAAAGCCGCGTTTCCATGTCGAAAAAAGTAGGAGTGTTT is a window of Nonlabens sp. MB-3u-79 DNA encoding:
- a CDS encoding RelA/SpoT domain-containing protein; its protein translation is MKRKYSNNEIKVAGKILTKPFEFTELELENAQNILTYWRTIHAYPINTFQATLRDKIKRLGFQDILVAQRLKRSVSIVSKLERFSNMKLSTMQDISGLRAILNDISEVRKMEESYRKSKFKHILKDYKDYINEPARTGYRGIHLIYQYVNEQALEANGLRVEIQIRTKLQHAWATAVETMGTFLNQSLKSSQGSDSWLEYFSLVSSGFSFLEDSPVHEKHQHLSKKEIFEKIIAESDRLNVSERLSAFTVAANHIIQKDSNSKYNLITLNLEKKMVNVKSYPARKLEQANIDYTNIEKEINKGAPLQAVLVSTGSIDSLKKAYPSYFLDSQEFLNKLTLIFAKLQDLK
- a CDS encoding amidohydrolase family protein, whose translation is MKKFNIILLTSTLVHLSLFAQTHTKIIDMHIHSYTESEFEGKEPDQDYYGNKGSKDAESHRLETFAAFEKFNIVKAMVSGNPESVENWVTKDSNQRIIRGILMYTPDDYDMDSVKFEQMVKDNKIEVFGETAPYYGGTTLSDSIWQPYLQICEKYDIPVAVHMGGGDPGGTYSWSPKARLKLGDPYTIEDVLVKYPKLRIYMMHAGGEDWPEHALRLMAYYPQLYTDLAVMLWVEPNTQRYIKEFIKNAKEAGYLNRVMFGSDQMKFPYAIEKSINFLKSLDFLTDKEKEDIFYNNAAIFLKLKE